In Polyangia bacterium, the genomic stretch CCTCCGAGGTGGTCATCAAACCGTTGCCGGTGGCGAGGCCGTTGCCCGTGGCCAGACCATTTCCGGTGGCAAGACCGTTGCCCGTCGCCAGACCGTTCCCGGTCGCCAGGCCATTGATGCCACTCAACCCGTTGCCTTGCACCAGCGCGGCGCTGGACATGCCCTGACCGGTTCCCGCCCCCGCGGACGAGCAACCCGACGCCGCGACGCCTAGGCCCAGGAAAAAAGACGACGAAAACACCCGGAGCATCATGCGAGTCGGCATTGACTATATTTCAAGCAGTAATTAGACCAACGATTTATTGAATACAAGAACAAGTAAACCGCTGGATATTCAATGGTTGCCGTGGCGCATTGGACGCGGCGGGCGGCCGACGTTGTAGAACCAAAGGCAGCGATCCGTTGTCGTCTAGTCAACGTTTCTGTGCGCGCGCGGCAGCGATCGGACCCGGCAGGTGTGTTAGTCAAAACCGGCGATGCTGCCTTGGACCATTGTCGATCGCGTGAGCACGCCAGAGGGTCCGCTCGAGCTCCGGCAACGGGGAGCGAGCGATTTTCTGATCACCGTGGGCGGGCGCGTGCTGATGACCAGCATGGCCCATCGGTCAGAGGACGCCCTGGCACGCTTGACGTGCGACGCGCTGGCGGCCGTCAAGCGGCCGCACGTCTTGCTGGGCGGATTGGGAATGGCGCTAACGTTGCGCGCGACGCTGACGGCGTTGCCGCCAGGCGCTGTCGTCACGGTCGTCGATCTGCATCCTCGGGTGGTCGCCTGGTGCCGTGGTCCGCTGGCCGCACTTTGCGATCGCGCACTGGACGACGCGCGCGTGGCCGTGCAAGTGGCGAACGTGGCCAAGGTGATCGCTGCCGCCCGGCCGCGGTCGTATCACGCGATCGTCCTCGACCTTTACGAAGGCCCGCCCAAGCACGATGGTGGTCGCGGCGACGCTCTTTACGGCGCCGCCGCCCTCGAGAATGCGCGCGCCGCCCTGGAACCCGGCGGCGTGTTCGCGGTGTGGTCCGAAGACGAGAGCCCGCCATTTCGCGCGCGGCTTGAAGCGGCCGGCTTCACCGTCGAACGACACCGGATCGGCCGCGGCGGCCGCACACATGTCATCTATTTGGCCACGGCGCCAATGACCACACCCGGGCCTGCTCACCGACGGTAAAAAATTTGCGGCAGCGATGGGCCGGGCGCCTGATGAAGCATGCCCGGTCACAAACGATTTCTTTGGTTGGCGCTGGCCACGGCATTGATTGCGCCCGGCAAGGCGCGCGCGCGATCGCGCGGCTACGTCGCGGCATCGCCCGACGGACCGCCGCAAAAACAAACGCGGCGGCCGGCCCTTCGTGTGGCACAGACGCTTGCGCCGGTCGCCTCGCCCGGCGGCCGGCACGTGATCGAAGTGCGTGAAGGCGGCGTGTTCGTCGACGGCCGTCGCATCCATCCGGCAGGCGATCAAGTTTATCTGCTGGGCGCACCCGCCTTCCGCAGCGATGGCGGCGCGGTGGCCTGGCTAGAGCGCAACGCCGGCCAGACACGCCTGGTGGTGGTGCCCGAGCTGGGACGG encodes the following:
- a CDS encoding spermidine synthase, translating into MSTPEGPLELRQRGASDFLITVGGRVLMTSMAHRSEDALARLTCDALAAVKRPHVLLGGLGMALTLRATLTALPPGAVVTVVDLHPRVVAWCRGPLAALCDRALDDARVAVQVANVAKVIAAARPRSYHAIVLDLYEGPPKHDGGRGDALYGAAALENARAALEPGGVFAVWSEDESPPFRARLEAAGFTVERHRIGRGGRTHVIYLATAPMTTPGPAHRR